From a single Flavobacteriales bacterium genomic region:
- a CDS encoding dihydrofolate reductase encodes MKLSIIVAVAENGVIGHNNDMIWHLPADLKHFKAITSGHHIIMGRKTYESLGRPLPNRTNIVISRNENFVSEGCENVTSLDAAIALGKDEEEVFIIGGAQIYTEAIKKCDNLYLTRVHQKFEGEISFPKFNLDDWTKESNEFHSEDSRNAYSYSFIHYKRKD; translated from the coding sequence ATGAAACTATCAATTATTGTAGCTGTTGCAGAGAATGGTGTAATCGGACATAACAATGATATGATTTGGCATTTACCTGCGGATCTTAAGCATTTCAAGGCAATTACTAGCGGTCATCATATTATTATGGGGCGTAAAACTTACGAGTCGCTAGGACGCCCCTTGCCAAATAGAACCAATATTGTTATTAGCAGAAATGAAAACTTTGTTAGTGAAGGTTGCGAAAACGTAACTTCACTTGACGCAGCAATTGCTTTAGGGAAAGATGAGGAAGAGGTATTTATTATAGGCGGAGCCCAAATCTATACGGAAGCAATAAAAAAGTGTGACAACTTATATTTAACTCGGGTACACCAAAAATTCGAAGGTGAAATATCTTTTCCTAAATTCAATTTAGATGACTGGACCAAGGAGAGCAATGAGTTTCATAGTGAAGACAGCCGAAATGCCTATTCCTATTCATTTATCCACTACAAGCGTAAAGACTAA
- a CDS encoding thymidylate synthase: MQVYLDLLKDILENGENKGDRTGTGTRSVFGRQIRFDLSKGFPMVTTKKLHLRSIIIELLWFLTGDTNIKFLKENNVSIWNEWADENGNLGPVYGHQWRSWPSKSGDIDQITDLVNSLKSNPDSRRHIVCAWNVGDIENMALPPCHCLFQFYIANNKLSCQLYQRSADVFLGVPFNIASYALLTQMLAQVCNLELGVFVHTFGDVHLYSNHFEQAKEQLERTAYPLPKMNINPNVTDIFNFKYEDFELTDYQAHPTIKAPIAV; this comes from the coding sequence ATGCAGGTTTATCTAGACTTACTGAAAGACATTCTTGAAAACGGAGAGAATAAAGGAGACCGAACAGGTACCGGTACAAGAAGTGTATTTGGTCGCCAAATAAGATTCGACCTTTCTAAGGGCTTTCCAATGGTTACCACAAAAAAGTTGCACCTCCGTTCAATTATAATTGAGCTACTGTGGTTTCTAACAGGAGATACCAACATTAAATTCTTAAAGGAGAATAATGTTTCTATTTGGAACGAATGGGCCGATGAAAATGGAAACCTCGGGCCAGTCTATGGCCATCAGTGGAGGTCGTGGCCATCTAAAAGCGGCGACATCGATCAAATTACAGATTTAGTAAACAGCTTAAAAAGCAACCCTGACTCTAGACGTCACATTGTTTGCGCTTGGAATGTTGGCGATATTGAAAATATGGCATTACCTCCTTGCCATTGCTTGTTCCAATTTTACATTGCCAATAACAAACTTTCATGCCAACTGTACCAACGTAGTGCTGACGTTTTTCTAGGTGTACCCTTTAACATAGCCTCATATGCCCTATTAACTCAAATGTTAGCGCAAGTCTGTAATTTAGAATTGGGTGTGTTTGTTCACACATTTGGTGATGTACATCTTTATTCGAACCATTTCGAACAAGCCAAAGAGCAACTCGAACGAACTGCATATCCTCTCCCTAAAATGAATATCAATCCTAACGTAACGGATATTTTCAATTTCAAATACGAAGACTTTGAATTAACTGATTATCAGGCACACCCGACTATCAAAGCACCCATAGCTGTATAA
- a CDS encoding bifunctional nuclease family protein encodes MKKIKLEISGLSYSQTQAGAYALVLGEVNGNRTLPIIIGGFEAQAIALELEKMKPSRPLTHDLFKTFADSFQIKVSEVIIHSLKEGVFHSKMKCKKGDEEVEIDTRTSDAIALAVRFNCNIYTYEDILSASGIVLNEDDLTESPDTNFKENPIIEDSSENISKLSVKELEKELKSALEKEDYERAAALRDKITMFKEK; translated from the coding sequence ATGAAAAAAATAAAACTAGAAATATCTGGGTTATCGTATAGCCAAACACAAGCAGGCGCATATGCATTAGTTCTAGGTGAGGTTAATGGAAACAGAACCCTACCTATTATCATAGGTGGATTTGAAGCTCAAGCAATTGCTCTGGAGCTGGAGAAAATGAAACCAAGCAGGCCTTTAACACATGATTTATTCAAAACTTTTGCAGATTCATTTCAAATAAAAGTTTCCGAAGTAATAATTCACAGTTTAAAAGAAGGCGTATTCCATTCAAAGATGAAATGCAAGAAAGGAGATGAAGAGGTTGAGATCGATACTAGAACATCAGATGCTATTGCACTGGCAGTTCGCTTTAATTGCAATATATATACTTATGAGGATATCCTCTCCGCATCAGGAATTGTACTTAACGAAGATGACCTTACAGAATCACCTGATACCAATTTTAAAGAGAATCCCATTATTGAAGACTCTTCTGAAAATATTTCAAAGCTCTCTGTTAAAGAACTCGAAAAAGAATTGAAGTCGGCTCTTGAGAAAGAAGACTATGAGCGCGCTGCAGCCTTACGCGATAAAATCACTATGTTCAAAGAGAAATAA
- a CDS encoding pyruvate dehydrogenase complex E1 component subunit beta, protein MREIQFRQALGEAMSEEMRRDENVYLMGEEVAQYNGAYKVSQGMLDEFGAKRVIDTPIAELGFAGIGVGSAMHDLRPIIEFMTFNFSLVAIDQVINSAAKIMSMSGGQFNCPIVFRGPTGSAGQLSSQHSQSFESWFANCPGLKVVVPSNPMDAKGLLKSAIRDEDPVIFMESEQMYGDKGEVPDGEYLIPIGVADVVREGTDVTVVSYGKIIKIAHQAAIELEKEGISIEIIDLRSVRPIDYKTVIESVKKTNRAVMLEEAWPLANVLTEVAFKIQREAFDYLDAHIIRVNQMDVPLPYAPTLIEASLPNVGRLIAAVKEVMYK, encoded by the coding sequence ATGCGAGAGATTCAATTTAGACAAGCCTTAGGAGAAGCAATGAGCGAAGAAATGAGACGTGATGAAAATGTCTATTTGATGGGTGAAGAGGTTGCTCAATATAATGGTGCCTACAAGGTAAGTCAAGGTATGCTTGATGAATTTGGTGCTAAAAGAGTAATTGATACACCGATTGCTGAGCTTGGTTTTGCAGGAATTGGAGTTGGTTCTGCAATGCATGATCTTAGGCCTATTATTGAATTCATGACTTTTAATTTTTCTTTAGTTGCGATAGATCAAGTAATTAATTCTGCTGCAAAAATTATGTCTATGTCCGGAGGTCAATTTAATTGTCCTATTGTATTTCGGGGGCCAACAGGTTCGGCAGGGCAATTGAGTTCTCAGCATTCTCAGTCATTTGAAAGCTGGTTTGCTAACTGCCCGGGATTAAAAGTTGTAGTGCCATCAAATCCAATGGATGCAAAAGGTCTGTTGAAATCGGCAATTAGAGATGAAGATCCTGTGATTTTCATGGAGTCTGAGCAAATGTATGGAGATAAAGGAGAAGTGCCTGATGGGGAATATCTAATTCCAATAGGTGTAGCTGATGTTGTTCGAGAAGGTACAGATGTAACGGTTGTTTCTTATGGTAAGATTATTAAAATCGCACATCAGGCCGCAATAGAATTAGAGAAAGAAGGTATCTCGATTGAGATAATTGACCTAAGGTCGGTTAGACCTATAGATTATAAGACAGTAATAGAGTCGGTTAAAAAAACGAATAGAGCAGTTATGCTTGAGGAAGCTTGGCCACTTGCCAATGTGCTAACAGAAGTAGCATTTAAAATTCAACGTGAAGCATTTGACTATTTAGATGCGCATATAATTCGAGTTAATCAGATGGATGTACCTCTTCCATATGCCCCCACTTTAATAGAAGCGTCACTTCCAAATGTCGGAAGATTGATTGCC